A stretch of DNA from Nostoc sp. KVJ3:
TGGTATCAGATTGAAACAGCCCGAAAAGTACTTAGACAACTGGGTGGACGCGCATTACTAGCCGATGAAGTCGGATTGGGCAAAACCATTGAGGCGGGACTAATCATAGCCGAGTACTTAGCAAGGGTATGGTACAGTCCATGCTGGTGTTAACTCCTGCATCCCTAGTTTCCCAGTGGCAATCAGAGTTAAGTGACAAATTTGATATTGCTACTATCACCACAGATAACCGCGATCCACAACAACCGATAGACGAATTCTGGACGAATAATCCGCGAATTATCGCTTCATTAAACACGGCTAAATCTGCTAAACATTATCCCCACGTCACCAGTCGCACTTGGGACTTGGTAGTTGTCGATGAAGCCCACCACCTGAAAAATCGCACTACCCTAAACTGGAAACTGGTCAATGCCCTCAATAAGCGGTTATTCCTCATGCTCACTGCTACGCCAGTGCAGAACTCCCTTATTGAACTGTTTAATCTGCTGACCCTCCTCAAACCGGGACTGCTACAAACAGAAGCCGCTTTTAAAAAAAGAATATGTCGATTCCAGGAATGGGCGAGTCCCTAAAAATCCCGAAAAGTTGCGCT
This window harbors:
- a CDS encoding SNF2-related protein; amino-acid sequence: MVQSMLVLTPASLVSQWQSELSDKFDIATITTDNRDPQQPIDEFWTNNPRIIASLNTAKSAKHYPHVTSRTWDLVVVDEAHHLKNRTTLNWKLVNALNKRLFLMLTATPVQNSLIELFNLLTLLKPGLLQTEAAFKKRICRFQEWASP